In a single window of the Pandoraea pulmonicola genome:
- the aroA gene encoding 3-phosphoshikimate 1-carboxyvinyltransferase, translating into METLDLGPYGHAEGTLRLPGSKSISNRVLLLAALSRGTTRVRDLLASDDTQVMLDALSALGVTCTQVGDTRDFVVEGCGGEFPVKAAKLFMGNAGTAIRPLTAALSLSHGDYEISGVARMHERPIGDLVDGLRQLGAHIDYLGNPGYPPLHIKPAEVAAPTAPIRVRGDVSSQFLTALLLTLPLLPSASGEIVVEVDGELISKPYIDITLRLLRRFGIDVRQDGWSRFTLPAAGTDGPKYRSPDEIRVEGDASSASYFLAAGAIGGGPMRVEGVGRDSIQGDVRFVDALAAMGARITLHDDAIEVSGVDTPSGKLRALDMDFNHIPDAAMTIAVAALFADGTTTLRNIASWRVKETDRLTAMATELRKVGAIVEEGADYLRVTPPAALTPNAAIDTYDDHRMAMCFSLVSLGGVPVTINDPKCVGKTFPTYFTEFARVAS; encoded by the coding sequence ATGGAAACGCTCGATCTCGGCCCATACGGCCACGCCGAAGGCACGCTGCGCCTGCCCGGCTCGAAAAGTATCTCGAACCGTGTGCTGCTGCTTGCTGCGCTTTCGCGCGGCACCACCCGCGTGCGGGATCTGCTGGCCTCGGACGATACGCAAGTCATGCTCGACGCGCTGTCCGCGCTTGGCGTGACGTGCACGCAGGTCGGCGACACGCGTGACTTTGTCGTCGAAGGGTGTGGCGGCGAATTTCCGGTGAAGGCGGCCAAGCTGTTCATGGGCAATGCCGGTACGGCCATTCGCCCACTGACGGCCGCGCTTTCACTCAGTCACGGCGACTATGAGATCTCGGGCGTGGCGCGTATGCACGAGCGCCCGATCGGCGATCTGGTGGACGGCCTGCGACAACTCGGCGCCCACATCGACTATCTCGGCAATCCGGGCTATCCGCCTTTGCACATCAAGCCGGCCGAGGTTGCCGCGCCTACCGCTCCGATTCGGGTGCGCGGCGACGTGTCGAGCCAGTTCCTCACGGCGTTGCTGCTCACGCTGCCCCTGCTGCCGTCGGCTTCGGGCGAGATCGTCGTGGAAGTGGATGGTGAACTGATTTCCAAGCCGTATATCGACATCACGCTGCGTCTGTTGCGTCGTTTCGGCATCGACGTTCGACAGGACGGATGGTCGCGCTTCACATTGCCGGCGGCCGGCACCGACGGTCCGAAATACCGCAGTCCCGATGAGATCCGGGTGGAGGGCGATGCGTCGTCGGCGTCGTATTTTCTGGCGGCGGGTGCTATCGGTGGTGGCCCGATGCGTGTGGAAGGCGTCGGGCGCGACAGCATTCAGGGCGATGTGCGCTTCGTCGATGCCCTCGCAGCGATGGGGGCGCGCATCACGTTGCACGACGATGCGATCGAGGTGAGCGGCGTCGACACACCGAGCGGCAAGCTGCGAGCGCTCGATATGGACTTCAATCACATTCCCGATGCCGCCATGACGATCGCCGTCGCAGCGCTTTTCGCCGACGGCACGACCACGTTGCGCAATATCGCGAGCTGGCGTGTGAAGGAAACCGACCGGCTCACGGCAATGGCGACCGAACTGCGCAAGGTCGGGGCGATCGTGGAGGAGGGGGCGGACTATCTGCGTGTGACGCCTCCCGCGGCGCTCACGCCGAATGCGGCCATCGACACGTACGACGATCATCGCATGGCGATGTGCTTCTCGTTGGTGAGCCTCGGCGGTGTACCGGTGACGATCAACGACCCGAAGTGCGTGGGCAAGACGTTTCCGACGTATTTCACCGAGTTCGCGCGCGTCGCGTCCTAG
- a CDS encoding Nramp family divalent metal transporter — protein MQSRDYPLAGPEWGPPFDARNTTRPGRGWMGFAGAGTLIAVGYMDPGNWATAIAGGARYGYTLLSVVLLSSVMALLLQWLAARVGLVTGRDLAQLSRSQYSRRTSLALWALCEIAIVACDLAEIIGSAVALQLLFGVSLPAGVVLAGTLAFGMLVLQDFGQRRLEGAVAALILLTAGCFVAQLALAHPDWDAAAAGLRPRSEIVAQAGMLWLATGILGATVMPHNLYLHSALLRMRGDAMPDRSPVTLRRALRATHWDTTLSLGFAFLINAALLILAAAVFHASGNTGVESLGDAHKLLAPLLGSQWAGAMFAVALLACGLNSTVTATLAGQVTMEGFLNLRMKPWQRALVTRGLALLPALLIVSHGGEAQTTNLLVFSQVVLSLQLPFAVVPLVRFAGDAGLMGEWRVRGALLAFAWVITGAIVALNALLLWQTLTG, from the coding sequence ATGCAAAGCCGCGATTATCCCTTAGCCGGCCCCGAATGGGGACCGCCGTTCGACGCCCGGAACACCACGCGCCCAGGCCGGGGCTGGATGGGGTTCGCCGGTGCGGGCACCCTCATTGCCGTCGGCTATATGGACCCCGGCAACTGGGCCACCGCCATCGCCGGAGGTGCACGCTACGGCTACACATTATTGAGCGTCGTCCTGCTCTCGAGCGTGATGGCGCTGTTGCTGCAATGGCTGGCGGCGCGCGTCGGCCTCGTTACCGGACGCGATCTCGCTCAACTCTCCCGTAGCCAGTATAGCCGCCGCACTTCGCTGGCGTTGTGGGCGCTCTGTGAGATCGCCATCGTCGCGTGCGACCTCGCGGAGATCATCGGGAGCGCGGTGGCGCTCCAGCTCCTGTTCGGCGTATCGCTGCCCGCGGGCGTCGTGCTCGCCGGCACCCTGGCCTTCGGCATGCTCGTCCTGCAAGATTTCGGACAACGCCGCCTCGAAGGTGCGGTCGCCGCGTTGATTCTGCTCACAGCGGGCTGCTTCGTCGCGCAGTTGGCGCTCGCTCATCCCGACTGGGACGCCGCAGCGGCAGGCCTGCGACCGCGCAGCGAGATCGTGGCGCAAGCCGGCATGCTGTGGCTCGCGACGGGCATCCTCGGCGCGACGGTCATGCCGCACAATCTCTACCTGCACTCGGCGCTGCTGCGCATGCGCGGCGACGCCATGCCCGACCGCTCGCCGGTGACGTTGCGACGCGCCCTGCGCGCCACCCATTGGGACACGACGCTTTCGCTTGGCTTCGCGTTCCTGATCAACGCGGCGCTGCTGATTCTCGCCGCGGCCGTATTTCATGCAAGCGGCAATACGGGCGTCGAGTCGCTTGGCGACGCGCACAAGCTGTTGGCACCGCTGCTCGGCAGCCAATGGGCAGGCGCGATGTTCGCCGTGGCGCTGCTCGCATGCGGCCTGAACTCGACGGTCACGGCCACGCTCGCAGGGCAAGTCACGATGGAGGGTTTTCTGAATCTGCGCATGAAGCCCTGGCAACGCGCATTGGTCACGCGCGGGCTGGCGCTGCTACCGGCGCTGCTGATCGTCAGCCACGGCGGCGAAGCGCAGACGACCAATCTGCTGGTCTTCAGTCAGGTCGTGCTGAGTCTGCAACTGCCGTTTGCCGTCGTCCCGCTGGTGCGCTTTGCCGGCGACGCGGGGCTCATGGGTGAGTGGCGCGTACGGGGCGCACTATTGGCGTTCGCGTGGGTCATTACCGGCGCGATCGTAGCACTCAACGCACTTCTGCTCTGGCAAACGCTCACGGGATAA
- the cmk gene encoding (d)CMP kinase: MPDLTVMDDPIPVITVDGPTASGKGTVAHRVADALGFHYLDSGALYRLTALASTRHGIDSDDVGALTVLAETLDVRFRDQRVWLAGEDVTDAIRAEAIGNRASGIAVHKAVRQALVGLQRGFKTAPGLVADGRDMGTVIFPEADLKVFLTATAEARAERRYKQLIEKGFSANIDSLMLDLEARDARDRTRAEAPLRPAEGARVLDTSGLNVDQAVAQVLEWFAQVQYPQGA, from the coding sequence ATGCCTGATTTGACGGTGATGGACGACCCGATTCCGGTCATTACGGTGGATGGCCCGACGGCGTCCGGCAAGGGCACGGTGGCGCACCGCGTGGCCGACGCGCTGGGCTTTCACTATCTTGACAGCGGCGCGCTGTATCGACTGACGGCGCTGGCGAGCACCCGTCACGGGATCGACTCGGATGACGTCGGGGCGCTCACGGTGCTGGCCGAAACGCTTGACGTGCGTTTTCGCGATCAGCGCGTGTGGCTGGCTGGCGAGGATGTGACGGACGCGATCCGGGCCGAGGCCATCGGCAACCGGGCGTCGGGCATCGCGGTGCACAAGGCGGTGCGCCAGGCGCTGGTGGGCCTGCAGCGCGGCTTCAAGACCGCGCCGGGCCTGGTCGCTGACGGCCGCGACATGGGCACGGTGATCTTCCCGGAAGCCGATCTCAAGGTGTTTTTGACCGCCACCGCGGAGGCGCGTGCCGAGAGGCGGTATAAGCAATTGATAGAAAAAGGATTTTCTGCTAACATAGACAGTCTCATGCTGGATCTTGAGGCGCGCGATGCGCGGGATCGTACCCGTGCCGAGGCGCCGTTGCGGCCGGCAGAGGGTGCGCGAGTGCTCGATACGTCGGGGCTCAACGTCGATCAGGCGGTGGCTCAGGTGCTCGAATGGTTCGCACAGGTGCAGTACCCGCAAGGCGCCTGA
- the rpsA gene encoding 30S ribosomal protein S1 codes for MSDLQTSTNESFAALFEESLSRQDMRAGEVISAEVVRVDHNFVVVNAGLKSEAYIPIEEFLNDQGEVEVQAGDFVSVAIDALENGYGDTVLSRDKAKRLASWLQLEKALESGDLVTGTITGKVKGGLTVMVNGIRAFLPGSLVDTRPVKDTTPYEGKTLEFKVIKLDRKRNNVVLSRRAVIEATQGEERAKLLETLKEGAIVKGVVKNITDYGAFVDLGGIDGLLHITDIAWRRVRHPSEVLSVGQEVTAKILKFDQEKGRVSLGVKQLGEDPWEGIARRYPQGTRLFGKVTNITDYGAFVEVESGIEGLVHVSEMDWTNKNVAPTKVVQLGDEVEVMVLEIDEDRRRISLGMKQCKPNPWDDFSRNFKKGDKIKGAIKSITDFGVFIGLPGGIDGLVHLSDLSWSEAGEEAVRKYKKGDEVEAVVLGIDVEKERISLGIKQLEGDPFNTFVAINDKGSIVNGTVKSVDAKGAVVSLGEDVEGYLRASEISQDRVEDARNVLKDGDAVNVMIVNIDRKSRNINLSIKAKDSAEQQEAMSKLSSDSSAASGTTNLGALLKAKLDSQNQ; via the coding sequence ATGTCCGACCTGCAAACCTCGACCAACGAATCTTTCGCGGCGCTTTTCGAAGAGTCGCTCTCCCGTCAAGACATGCGTGCTGGTGAAGTCATCAGCGCAGAAGTCGTGCGGGTTGACCACAACTTCGTGGTCGTCAACGCCGGCCTCAAGTCCGAAGCGTACATCCCCATCGAAGAATTCCTGAATGATCAGGGCGAGGTCGAAGTTCAGGCCGGCGACTTTGTTTCCGTGGCGATCGACGCCCTGGAAAACGGCTATGGCGACACCGTGCTGTCGCGCGACAAGGCCAAGCGTCTGGCCTCGTGGCTGCAACTGGAAAAGGCCCTGGAATCGGGCGACCTCGTGACCGGTACGATCACCGGCAAGGTCAAGGGCGGTCTGACCGTGATGGTCAACGGCATCCGTGCATTCCTGCCGGGTTCGCTGGTTGACACGCGTCCGGTCAAGGACACGACCCCGTACGAAGGCAAGACCCTCGAATTCAAGGTCATCAAGCTCGACCGCAAGCGCAACAACGTTGTGCTCTCGCGCCGTGCCGTGATCGAAGCCACGCAGGGTGAAGAGCGCGCCAAGCTGCTCGAAACGCTCAAGGAAGGCGCGATCGTCAAGGGCGTGGTCAAGAACATCACCGACTACGGTGCGTTCGTCGACCTCGGCGGTATCGACGGCCTGCTGCACATCACCGACATCGCATGGCGTCGCGTGCGTCACCCGAGCGAAGTTCTGTCGGTTGGCCAGGAAGTCACCGCCAAGATCCTCAAGTTCGATCAGGAAAAGGGCCGCGTCTCGCTGGGCGTCAAGCAACTCGGCGAAGATCCGTGGGAAGGCATCGCTCGCCGCTACCCGCAAGGCACCCGCCTGTTCGGCAAGGTCACCAACATCACCGACTACGGCGCGTTCGTCGAAGTGGAATCGGGCATCGAAGGCCTGGTTCACGTGTCGGAAATGGACTGGACCAACAAGAACGTTGCCCCGACCAAGGTTGTCCAGCTGGGCGACGAAGTCGAAGTCATGGTGCTCGAGATCGACGAAGACCGTCGTCGTATCAGCCTCGGCATGAAGCAGTGCAAGCCGAACCCGTGGGATGACTTCTCGCGCAACTTCAAGAAGGGCGACAAGATCAAGGGCGCGATCAAGTCGATCACCGACTTCGGCGTGTTCATCGGTCTGCCTGGCGGCATCGACGGCCTGGTCCACCTCTCGGACCTGTCGTGGAGCGAAGCTGGCGAAGAAGCCGTGCGCAAGTACAAGAAGGGCGACGAAGTCGAAGCCGTGGTTCTGGGCATCGACGTCGAGAAGGAGCGCATCTCGCTGGGTATCAAGCAGCTCGAAGGCGATCCGTTCAACACCTTCGTGGCCATCAACGACAAGGGCTCGATCGTCAACGGTACGGTCAAGTCGGTTGATGCCAAGGGCGCCGTCGTGTCGCTGGGTGAGGATGTCGAAGGCTACCTGCGCGCTTCGGAAATCTCGCAAGACCGAGTGGAAGATGCTCGCAACGTGCTCAAGGATGGTGACGCCGTCAACGTGATGATCGTCAACATCGACCGCAAGTCGCGCAACATCAACCTGTCGATCAAGGCTAAGGATTCGGCTGAACAGCAAGAAGCGATGAGCAAGCTGTCGTCGGATAGCTCGGCAGCGAGCGGCACCACGAACCTGGGTGCGCTGCTCAAGGCCAAGCTGGATAGCCAGAATCAGTAA
- a CDS encoding integration host factor subunit beta, with the protein MTKSELVNQLAARFPQLVLKDADFAVKTILDAMADALARGHRIEIRGFGSFGLNRRPPRVGRNPKSGEKVMVPEKFVPHFKPGKELRERVDHKASDQ; encoded by the coding sequence ATGACCAAGTCTGAATTGGTCAACCAGTTGGCGGCGCGGTTTCCCCAGTTGGTGCTCAAGGACGCCGATTTCGCGGTGAAGACGATTCTCGACGCGATGGCTGACGCGCTTGCGCGCGGTCATCGAATCGAGATCCGCGGTTTCGGTAGCTTTGGGCTCAACCGTCGGCCACCGCGCGTCGGCCGCAACCCCAAGTCGGGCGAGAAGGTGATGGTGCCGGAGAAATTCGTGCCGCACTTCAAGCCTGGCAAGGAGTTGCGAGAGCGGGTTGATCACAAGGCGTCGGACCAATAA
- a CDS encoding LapA family protein, translating to MKLIVWIVRLIVFVVLLCLALANTGEVTLNLFLGHTWTAPLIMIGLAFFVVGGIIGVLATLPSLMRQRLELRRTRRDLARAQRDPEANDQPPMLPPV from the coding sequence ATGAAGCTGATTGTTTGGATTGTTCGTCTCATCGTGTTCGTGGTGTTGCTGTGTCTCGCGCTCGCCAACACGGGCGAGGTCACGTTGAACCTGTTCCTGGGCCATACGTGGACGGCGCCGCTCATCATGATTGGCCTGGCGTTTTTCGTGGTGGGAGGCATCATTGGGGTGCTGGCCACGTTACCAAGCCTGATGCGGCAACGTCTCGAACTGCGCCGTACGCGGCGCGATCTGGCCCGCGCCCAGCGCGACCCCGAGGCGAACGACCAGCCGCCCATGCTGCCGCCGGTCTAA
- the lapB gene encoding lipopolysaccharide assembly protein LapB, protein MEFEVWWLLAIPVIFGCGWVAARLDLRSLLSESRNLPASYFRGLNFLLNEQPDKAIDAFIEVAKLDPETTELHFALGSLFRRRGETERAIRVHQNLLSRDDLPQADQEHALYELGHDFLKAGLLDRAEEAFGRLHSGAYAKSAQHAKLTIYQIEKEWRKALSEAETLSDLDPAVSYRKEIAQFHCELAQEALQRKDAEAVSRELDAALAINPANVRAPLLRGDMLLAAGDAAGALAVLRTIEEQNPVYLGLAAKRLMRAYEALGRAPEGLAALCDALRRNPSDDLLEIVYEKTVALEGPEAALKLMRELMHRAPSAPGMARLLEAHAATAHGDTQADLALMGKLITQRTKSLPRYVCDQCGFRARLFYWQCPGCNGWETYTPRRADVPAAS, encoded by the coding sequence ATGGAATTCGAGGTCTGGTGGCTTCTGGCCATCCCTGTGATCTTCGGCTGCGGCTGGGTGGCCGCACGCCTGGATCTGCGCAGTCTGCTCTCGGAGAGTCGTAATCTGCCGGCCTCCTACTTCCGGGGTCTCAACTTCCTGTTGAACGAACAGCCGGACAAGGCGATCGATGCCTTCATCGAAGTCGCCAAGCTCGACCCGGAAACCACCGAGTTGCACTTCGCACTGGGCAGCTTGTTCCGCCGTCGCGGCGAGACCGAGCGCGCCATTCGCGTGCATCAGAATCTGCTCTCGCGCGACGACCTGCCGCAAGCCGACCAGGAGCATGCGCTCTACGAACTCGGCCACGACTTCCTCAAAGCCGGTTTGCTCGATCGTGCGGAGGAGGCGTTCGGCCGTCTGCATTCGGGCGCCTATGCGAAGTCGGCGCAGCACGCCAAGCTCACGATCTATCAGATCGAGAAAGAGTGGCGCAAGGCACTCTCCGAAGCCGAGACGCTGAGCGACCTCGATCCTGCCGTGTCCTACCGCAAGGAGATCGCGCAGTTCCACTGCGAGCTGGCGCAGGAAGCGCTGCAGCGCAAGGATGCCGAGGCCGTCTCGCGCGAGCTCGATGCCGCGCTTGCCATCAATCCCGCCAACGTACGGGCCCCGCTGCTGCGTGGCGACATGCTGCTGGCGGCGGGCGACGCGGCCGGCGCGCTGGCCGTGCTGCGCACCATCGAAGAACAGAACCCGGTGTATCTGGGCCTCGCGGCCAAGCGTCTGATGCGCGCCTACGAGGCGCTGGGGCGAGCGCCGGAGGGCCTCGCCGCGTTGTGCGACGCGCTGCGCAGGAATCCGTCGGACGATCTACTGGAGATCGTCTATGAGAAGACGGTGGCCCTCGAAGGCCCCGAAGCCGCGTTGAAGCTCATGCGCGAGCTCATGCATCGCGCGCCGAGCGCGCCGGGCATGGCGCGCCTGCTCGAAGCCCACGCCGCCACGGCGCACGGCGACACGCAAGCCGACCTCGCGCTCATGGGCAAGCTGATCACGCAGCGCACCAAGTCGCTGCCGCGCTACGTCTGCGACCAGTGCGGCTTCCGCGCGCGACTGTTCTACTGGCAATGTCCCGGCTGTAACGGCTGGGAGACCTATACGCCGCGACGTGCCGACGTGCCGGCGGCCTCCTAA
- a CDS encoding UDP-glucose dehydrogenase family protein — protein MKVTIIGSGYVGLVTGACLADVGNDVFCLDVDPRKIDILNNGGVPIHEPGLQEIIARNREAGRLQFSTDVEASVAHGDVQFIAVGTPPDEDGSADLQYVVAAARNIGRYAKSFKVIVDKSTVPVGTADKVRAAVSEELVKRGETVAFSVVSNPEFLKEGAAVDDFMRPDRIVIGVDDDADGQQARAMMKRLYSPFNRNHERTLYMDVRSAEFTKYAANAMLATRISFMNELANLADRVGVDIEDVRQGIGSDPRIGYHFLYAGCGYGGSCFPKDVQALVRTAEDYGLPLRILNAVEAVNETQKAVLIDKIVARLGEDLSDKTFALWGLAFKPNTDDMREAPSRRVIAELVRRGARVRAYDPVALEEARRVITLDFANDPAAHERVAFCATQNDTLTGADALVIVTEWKAFRSPDFARVKAALSVPLIFDGRNLYDPEAMTELGIEYHGIGRGSNETA, from the coding sequence ATGAAAGTCACCATCATCGGCTCCGGTTACGTCGGCCTCGTCACGGGCGCTTGCCTGGCGGACGTCGGCAACGACGTGTTCTGTCTCGACGTCGATCCGCGCAAGATCGACATCCTGAACAACGGCGGCGTGCCGATTCACGAACCGGGCCTGCAGGAAATCATCGCGCGCAACCGCGAAGCCGGCCGTCTGCAATTCTCGACGGATGTGGAAGCCTCGGTCGCGCATGGCGACGTCCAGTTCATTGCCGTGGGCACGCCGCCGGACGAAGACGGCTCGGCGGATCTGCAATACGTCGTAGCCGCTGCACGCAACATCGGCCGCTATGCAAAGAGCTTCAAGGTCATCGTCGACAAGTCGACTGTGCCCGTCGGCACGGCGGACAAGGTCCGGGCTGCCGTGTCGGAAGAGCTCGTCAAGCGCGGCGAAACCGTGGCGTTCTCGGTCGTCTCGAACCCCGAATTCCTGAAGGAAGGCGCGGCCGTGGACGACTTCATGCGTCCGGACCGCATCGTGATCGGCGTGGATGACGACGCCGACGGCCAGCAGGCCCGTGCGATGATGAAGCGCCTGTACTCGCCGTTCAATCGCAACCACGAGCGCACGCTTTACATGGACGTGCGCTCGGCCGAGTTCACGAAGTACGCCGCCAACGCCATGCTGGCCACGCGCATCTCCTTCATGAACGAACTGGCGAACCTTGCCGATCGTGTTGGCGTGGATATCGAAGACGTGCGTCAGGGCATCGGCTCGGACCCGCGTATCGGCTATCACTTTCTGTATGCCGGCTGCGGTTACGGCGGCTCGTGCTTCCCGAAGGACGTGCAGGCGCTCGTGCGCACGGCGGAAGACTACGGTTTGCCGCTGCGCATCCTGAACGCGGTCGAGGCCGTCAATGAAACGCAGAAGGCCGTGCTGATCGACAAGATCGTGGCGCGCCTGGGCGAAGACCTCTCGGATAAGACGTTCGCCCTGTGGGGCCTGGCGTTCAAGCCGAACACCGACGACATGCGCGAAGCGCCGAGCCGCCGAGTGATCGCGGAGCTGGTGCGGCGCGGTGCGCGGGTGCGCGCGTACGATCCGGTGGCACTCGAAGAAGCCCGTCGCGTGATCACGCTCGACTTCGCCAACGACCCGGCGGCCCATGAGCGGGTCGCATTCTGTGCGACGCAGAACGACACGCTCACCGGCGCCGACGCCCTCGTGATCGTGACCGAATGGAAGGCGTTCCGCAGCCCCGACTTCGCTCGCGTGAAGGCCGCACTGTCGGTGCCGCTGATCTTTGACGGCCGCAACCTTTACGATCCGGAAGCCATGACGGAACTGGGTATCGAATACCACGGCATTGGCCGCGGCTCGAACGAGACGGCCTGA
- the rfaE1 gene encoding D-glycero-beta-D-manno-heptose-7-phosphate kinase, whose product MTSTATSLTRTVQAPGVPNVSREAFARARVLIVGDVMLDRYWFGDVNRISPEAPVPVVHIKRNEERLGGAANVALNATSLGAQAGLLCVLGEDEPGVRVANLLDASGVNAFVTRDADLATTIKLRIVSRQQQLLRIDFENQPAREVLLAVLDQYRQLLADYDIVLLSDYAKGGLTHVQPMIDAARAAGKPVLVDPKGSDYERYRGATILTPNRSELQQVVGEWRSEDDLTARAQNLRESLHLEALLLTRSEEGMTLFTESGALHVPAQAREVYDVSGAGDTVIATLAASLAAGLPLAQAVVLANRAGSIVVGKLGTATVDYTELFSESI is encoded by the coding sequence ATGACTTCGACGGCAACTTCGCTCACGCGCACGGTGCAGGCGCCGGGCGTGCCCAATGTGTCTCGCGAGGCATTTGCCCGCGCGCGCGTGCTGATCGTCGGCGACGTGATGCTCGACCGCTACTGGTTCGGCGACGTCAACCGAATTTCGCCGGAGGCGCCGGTGCCGGTGGTGCATATCAAGCGCAACGAGGAACGTCTCGGCGGTGCGGCGAACGTGGCGCTTAACGCCACGTCGCTCGGCGCACAGGCGGGTCTGCTGTGCGTACTCGGCGAGGACGAACCTGGTGTCCGCGTGGCCAATCTGCTCGATGCGAGCGGTGTGAACGCGTTTGTCACGCGCGACGCCGATCTGGCCACGACCATCAAGCTGCGCATCGTCTCGCGTCAGCAGCAACTGCTGCGCATCGATTTTGAAAACCAGCCGGCGCGCGAAGTGTTGCTCGCGGTGCTCGATCAGTATCGTCAGCTGCTTGCCGACTACGACATCGTGCTGCTCTCGGACTATGCCAAGGGCGGCCTCACGCACGTGCAGCCGATGATCGACGCCGCGCGCGCGGCAGGCAAGCCGGTGCTGGTCGATCCCAAGGGCAGCGACTACGAGCGCTATCGCGGCGCCACCATCCTCACCCCGAACCGCTCGGAACTGCAGCAGGTCGTGGGCGAATGGCGCTCGGAGGACGATCTCACGGCGCGTGCGCAGAATCTGCGCGAGTCGCTGCACCTCGAAGCGCTGCTGCTCACGCGCTCGGAGGAGGGTATGACGCTCTTCACCGAGAGCGGCGCTCTGCACGTGCCGGCGCAAGCTCGCGAAGTTTATGACGTCTCGGGGGCGGGCGACACCGTGATCGCCACGCTCGCCGCGTCGCTGGCGGCCGGGTTGCCGCTCGCGCAGGCCGTCGTGCTCGCCAACCGTGCCGGCAGTATCGTCGTGGGCAAGCTGGGCACGGCGACCGTGGACTACACCGAACTCTTTTCCGAATCGATATGA
- the rfaD gene encoding ADP-glyceromanno-heptose 6-epimerase: protein MTIIVTGAAGFIGANLVKALNERGETDIVAVDNLTRADKFLNLVDCEISDYLDKSDFVARFQRREFGRVRAIFHEGACSDTMETDGRYMMENNFRYTRALFEACQTQTVPFLYASSAATYGASETFVEARECEKPLNVYGYSKFLFDQIVRRAMREAGGKLPSQVAGFRYFNVYGPREAHKGRMASVAFHNFNEFRANGRVKLFGEYNGYAAGMQSRDFVSVEDVVKVNLHFFDHPERSGIFNLGTGRAQPFNDIAVAVINTLRAEAGEAPLALDEMVRQGLVEYIPFPDALRGKYQCFTQASIDHLRQAGGYHQPFYTVGEGVSRYVRWLLAQ from the coding sequence ATGACCATCATCGTGACCGGCGCCGCGGGCTTTATCGGCGCAAACCTCGTCAAGGCACTCAACGAGCGCGGCGAGACCGACATCGTGGCGGTCGACAACCTCACGCGCGCCGACAAGTTCCTCAATCTGGTCGACTGCGAGATCAGCGACTACCTGGACAAGTCCGACTTCGTCGCGCGTTTCCAGAGACGCGAATTCGGTCGTGTGCGCGCGATCTTTCACGAAGGCGCGTGCTCCGACACGATGGAGACGGACGGCCGCTACATGATGGAGAACAACTTCCGCTACACGCGCGCGTTGTTCGAAGCCTGTCAGACGCAGACCGTGCCGTTCCTGTACGCCTCGTCGGCGGCCACGTACGGCGCGTCGGAGACGTTCGTGGAAGCGCGCGAATGCGAGAAGCCGCTGAACGTCTACGGCTACTCGAAATTCCTGTTCGACCAGATCGTGCGGCGCGCCATGCGCGAGGCGGGCGGCAAGCTGCCAAGCCAGGTGGCCGGCTTCCGCTACTTCAACGTGTATGGCCCGCGCGAAGCGCACAAGGGGCGCATGGCCTCGGTGGCGTTCCACAACTTCAACGAGTTCCGCGCCAACGGCCGCGTGAAGCTGTTCGGCGAGTACAACGGGTATGCCGCGGGCATGCAAAGCCGCGACTTCGTGTCCGTGGAAGACGTCGTCAAGGTGAACCTGCATTTCTTCGATCATCCCGAGCGAAGCGGCATCTTCAACCTCGGCACGGGGCGCGCGCAGCCGTTCAACGACATCGCGGTCGCCGTCATCAACACGCTGCGGGCCGAGGCGGGCGAAGCGCCGCTCGCGCTCGATGAAATGGTGCGCCAGGGGTTGGTCGAATACATCCCGTTCCCGGACGCGCTGCGCGGCAAGTACCAGTGCTTCACGCAGGCGAGTATCGACCATCTGCGCCAGGCGGGTGGCTATCATCAGCCGTTCTACACCGTGGGCGAGGGCGTGTCGCGCTATGTGCGCTGGTTGCTCGCGCAGTGA